In the Salvia miltiorrhiza cultivar Shanhuang (shh) chromosome 8, IMPLAD_Smil_shh, whole genome shotgun sequence genome, CTGACATTTTCAACCAGGCTGAAGTGAACGCATTCTAGTTTGCTACAAAATTGactcaaaattgaaaaaagacaGCATTCTTTGTTCTTCAAATTGCGGGGTAGGTGTGAATTGTGAGAAAATAGtgggatttttattttattttttttactatttttaataatctttttTGTTCTCTTGGATATCCGACTGTCTGAAAAAGCTGCCGCTCATGgacaaaacaacaaaaacagAGGTGAAGGCAGACGAAATTACATCTTTGCCCCTTGCTATTTTTTCATATGGCCTCTGTTTTCGCGGTTTTGCGAGGTTAATTTGGTAAATTGAGAGGGACTCAAATAATAGAATATCTAGAAGAAATGGTGTTGTGGCAGACAGAGGATCTTGGATTCCCATACAGTTTTGACTTTTGCTCCacacaattatttttatttctctgtttttattgcttttcaaatttatgttttgattAATATTAGTAGCATCACGTtatgtgagacctttttttgacatgaaaattaaaaaaagtgtattttatttataggtaaaaaagtaaaatatgtttaaagaataaattttttattaaaaaatggaagagtctcacttacaatgAACAccttaaataaaaagaatttcACATACAGTAGAACGAAAAGAGTAACAAATATGGCGTTGTATAATGTCCAAGCTCAGAAAATAATTCTTTATTTCTGTTTGAAATGATAAGTTACtcattgataaaataatttactttgcTCAAAATGTTTTAAGTTTGCATGATCACACTTATAATGGATTTCGATTCACATTTTAGTTATTCACTAGTTATTCTAAAATAGTTGATCAAGGATCATGACATtttaaatactccatccgtccctgaaataagtttatctttttcctttttgggacgttcccAAATaaattcctctttctttctttccatttttggacaactactccaccactaataatattttatttattcttactttcactttttcaccactctcaatactaattataacattttttcactttttcaccactctcaatactaattataacatatttttctccactactTTACcgcttttccttaaaacccgtgccgttcctctttggggacggagggagtatttttttatatattaaaagaataaattaattcGATTAAATTCGGACAACAAACAATTAAACTTTTCAATCGAAATTATAAGTGATTCtgtcaaaaaaattaaaaaatgatgcCATTATAAATCACATTTAAgagataaaaattaattaatactataatttatagTGTCatgattatattataattaatttggtGCGATTATAATTGATATACAATTATAGTTGATAAAGCATCTTATCAACACCTAATCTAGATTATGAGTTTTACCTAGTGTTGAACGTGAAAATCGAGAGAAAAGAGTTGAATTGCTGAGAGAAAGTGAGTTTGCTGTTGTATTGATAGAAAAGCACGTGAAAATACATAACATgggtgcatgggtatttatagagtacattCTAGCGGTAAAGTGGTAATTTCAGTTTGGGGGTCATGTTCCCCGTGTGGTTACATAGATGCACAGATGCATAGATGTGAAGATGCACAGTTGCATAGATGTTAAGAATTGCATACACAGATTTTGTTGTTACATAGATGTTAAGAATTGTTACACAAATTCCTGAATAAGACTATTGGGATGTTCATTTGCTTTAATTGTTTAGTCTAAGTGCATTTTAATAGTGAATTAGTGCATAGTAAATAATCTATTGCACAAAAGTATGTTGAGTTGCATAggttaataaattattagttgTTAAGAATTATTGCATATACGagaaattacttaattaattcattatgaTTTGTATACAAATTACCAAACTAACCTTAAAACTtacaaaaagagaaaaaaacggCACCTCCTATTTTGAATACCTAATTAGGCGTTATTTAATAAATGAAacaatcctaaccattagatttaaaatttaaaaggcCAAGATTAGGTtcttagttctcattttaatagagatttttattagaatctctccctatatatatatatatatatatatatatatatatatatatatatatatattatttcaaagttagattattattaattttgtttgtccTTAATTTCATATTCTCATGTGTTTGCAAGTCaaaggaaaaaaatagaaaaaaagatAATTTAATCATAATTCTTCAATTTATCTTATAGCAGTCCCTTTAGAAAAAGATCTTATATCAGTATCAATCAATTTAAAgacaaattcaaataattcaATCATATGTTATCTCAATTTTATCTATCTTATCAACCAAACTAAGCTACTCCTTTACTGTACATAGTAGCTGTGACTTGCAAAATTAGTCCAATTTTCAACTTTTACCTTTTCTTATGGTCAGATTCAATTCAATTTTATGGATAGTAAGAAGAGGGATAACTTAAATGAGTATAATAAAGAAATTCTTGCAAGAATTTCATCAACTTACAAAAACAAAAAGGGGAAACCTGTACACAGTTGAATTAGAGTAGCAAGAAACAAGGGCCATATTTTTGTACATTATAATACATCAAATCTCTACAAATTCATAGTATCAAGAGTCTATAGAAAACCTGTGTCACAAACTCGCCACTCCCGGCATCAAACGCTCCAGCCACAATCGAGCATCATGGAATCCGAAGCTCTTAACGGACTCCCTCGACAAAAGAAAGAGTCGCCACGTTCCTTCTCGGTGGAGTGGGCAATCAAGATGACGCATTTTTGATATTTTGGCTATGGTCTAGTTGGTGGAGTGAACGAGCAAGTCTTACATGCATCTTCAAGAAAGTGCAACTTGTGACTCTTAGAGGGGTTTGTATATCATTTCCTGCATTCATAGAGTCCAAGCATTGGTACTAGatcatacacacacacacacagaagaAAGGAATGTGGGAATCTGATCAGATCATTTCTTGCCCTCCATTAGGTTTGATTGCAAGCTTGTTTATTGACATGAATCATGATAAAGTGATATCAACAACTACTGTTACGAAAAAGGCGAATCACAACAAAAATCGAGCAAACCTGATCACAGATAGGGCAAGTGTCACTTCTTTCCATCCACTCAAGTATGCAAGAGAGGTGAAAGTGATGGTTGCACTTGGTTATGATTTTGGGATTCTCGGTATCATACTCTGCAGAAAACGAATAAGTAACGCCAAGGAGAATTAGATATCTCCTACAAATCGAGGATGGTGATGCATTAAACAAGTGTGGTAACATTTACCTTCAAGACAAGTAGGGCAAGAATCCTCTTCGTCTTTTGCACAGACACTAAACATCTCCGACTTCAGAAGCTCGACCCCGACCTTCGTAGGAGAGAGTGGGAGGTAGGTCCGTTGGTTCTTGCAGTCTTTGAGATCCATGCAGGCAATAGTAGCTTCACCAGACTCAACATCTGTTGATTGAGGCCGCCCCAAGACCACATCATACGGGATAGGGGCGGGAGGGGGTCGAAAAGTATCAGGGATGGCCATATTCAAATCCAGATCAATCAACAATCCAGAAGAGAGCACGGTAGCAACACCATCATGAGATGTCAAAGACTCGTGCTCTTCTGAGTCAGGGGGGTACTGCAGAAAGGAGTAAGCGCATTACAAGTGATTACAACATATTTTGATTCCATTTCTGACTTAAAATCCAGGTATATAATTTATGACCTTGCCAACTTTTCTGCATGCAACTTTATGTTGATAGAACTTTGCTAAAATGATGGCTTCTAGCAAgaaacacaatatatatatatatatatatatatatatatatatatatatatatatatatatcacggAGATGATCCTCGATTCCTCTTTACTAGATCAGTGCGAATATAAGTATTTTAGATGTAAAGAAATTTCGCTAATTTGATGTCGAAGATGATATCACACTTAATATTGATAGAACTTTGCTAAAATGATGGCTTCTAGCAAGAGacacaatatatatatcacGGAGACGATACTCTTAACTAGATTAGTGCGAATAGAAGTATTTTAGATGTCAAAACAACTGGCTAATTTGAAGTCAAAGATAATATCACATGGCCATGATAAATCTCTATACATGCAATCCAACTGGTACTCGAAGGACTTAAAACAATACTATGCAACTGAACAATGGAAAGGAGAAGAACTTATCTACTCTTAGGTTCTAACAGAAGCTATAAGAATTACTGAGTAAAATTTACAAATGCAGATATAGAAGCACAACTAACCAACCATAACTAGTTACAATTAACAAGGTGTTCGATTAAGATTGATGAAGGGAGAATGCGATACTAACATAATAATAGACCGGTGTTCCATGAAACTGCGGCTTTCTGGAGGAACAACAGCAACCTCCCATTTCCAAGACTAATTTAATCAGCAATGAAACTCCCTAATGCTAGAATGTCTAGTTTCTGTTGTTGTAGCACTCAACATCACAAAATGCTGCAATGAGAAGCATAAAATTTTAGGGCAATCAAAATTTAACCAGAAAGATAAACTTATGACTGCAGAAGCTTAAACTTTCCTCAAATTAAGAAATGAGCCAAAAATATTTAGGTCACTGTGAATAATCAAAGTAAAAGCTAATCCAACCATCAAACATTCAAACTCACCCTccaaatacacacacacatatatcacCCTGTAAAAGGGCATAAACAAGCTCTCATACTCATCCATAGCATCTAGTATAACACACAGactctctgtgtgtgtgtgtgtgtgttgtagGTTCAAATTGAGCAAAGTAACTACAGAACACCGTTTCACATGATCACAAGCAAACAAAGCAGAGCAAGATTTTCACACACAATTTTTTTGTTCATTAATGAGCTAAAACAATTggcctgaaaaaaaaaaaaaaactttcagAGAAATCCCAAAAACAATAAACTCAGTTTCCCACCCAAAAAACACAAACCCATCAATTTCAagaaggaaaaaggaaaaggcAGTAGCATTACAAAAACTAGAAATTTACCAAAAAAGATTGCACCTTTATTCATGGGCATGCAACAAGGGGCTGTTTGCGAGCTAGGAAAAACAAGGGTTTGTTCTTCTTCAGTTCATGGCAGTGGGGCTCTGCTTTTTTTCAGCCTTTTTGTAAAGAATGGGGAATCTTTGCAAATAATGGTAAATTGGAGGGGCTGGGCTGAAAAGGAGAGGCAAATTTTGGAAAGTCAAAACGATAGTATTGGAAAGTGTAGAGAGCTAAGAGAGGCACGTTGGCCATTTTTGATTGAGTGGTGCTAATATTTTGATTTCAGctaaattaactttttttttaatatgttttgattctattttattttattttttcattacaaAATTCATGTACAGTATCTAACAGAATGAGAGAAAGATGGATAATAAGGATTTAGGACAAACGAGATTAAGCGTTAACTATTTTAGCGAGTGATAggtctaattaattttactattttaatgaGTAATCATGAATATGCATATATTACCAAAACAATTAATGAATATGCATATGGTGGGTGTgagt is a window encoding:
- the LOC130999102 gene encoding probable E3 ubiquitin-protein ligase RHB1A isoform X2, which produces MGGCCCSSRKPQFHGTPVYYYYPPDSEEHESLTSHDGVATVLSSGLLIDLDLNMAIPDTFRPPPAPIPYDVVLGRPQSTDVESGEATIACMDLKDCKNQRTYLPLSPTKVGVELLKSEMFSVCAKDEEDSCPTCLEEYDTENPKIITKCNHHFHLSCILEWMERSDTCPICDQEMIYKPL
- the LOC130999102 gene encoding probable E3 ubiquitin-protein ligase RHB1A isoform X1, with protein sequence MGGCCCSSRKPQFHGTPVYYYYPPDSEEHESLTSHDGVATVLSSGLLIDLDLNMAIPDTFRPPPAPIPYDVVLGRPQSTDVESGEATIACMDLKDCKNQRTYLPLSPTKVGVELLKSEMFSVCAKDEEDSCPTCLEEYDTENPKIITKCNHHFHLSCILEWMERSDTCPICDQVCSIFVVIRLFRNSSC